The genomic stretch ACCACCGAAACGATCGCTCCCGGCTTGCCGAACTTCGCGATCATGTTGCGGAACGCGTCGGTTTCACGCTCGCGCCCCCATGACGTGATCGTGCTGTGCTCCGCAGCCGGTACCGAAAACGCCGCCATCGGTTCGTTGTAGTAGTGGTTCGCGGCAACTACGCCAAGCACCGTATCCGAGCCCATGAAATTGACGAGATGCGCCGAGCCGCCGATCGCCGCCGACTCCGCACTCGACACGCCGCGCGCACCGAAATCGTGCAGCTTGAACGGCAATTGCGTGAGGTCGTCGCTACTCTTCTCCAGATAGGCGCGGATCGTTTTGCGCAGATGCCAGCTTTGCGTCGCGACCGTAATCGGGTACCACACGCGCATTAGCATCGTTTCCAGATACGAGGCCAGCCAGAATACCTGTGGATCGTCGCATTCGACCGTGACCAGAACGTTGTGCGTGGGCACGACCGAGCCTTCCGGCACCGCGCGAATCCGCACCGGCAGATAGCCGTTATAGTGTTCGACGATGTAACGCCAGCCGGCTTCGTTGAACGGCTCGCCATGCGCCGTGAAAAACGCCTTCGCCTGACCGATCATCTCGGCGGTAATCGGGCGGCACAGATACTCCTTGATCAGCATCTGCAGACCGAAGAACAGCGTGCGGTCATAGCGTCCGCCGCGCGACTCGATGTATGAAAACATCGCCGACGCTTCGGGCGGATATTGCAGATAGTGCGACGCCTTGTACGAATCCGTGTTGAGGATCGGATTGGACCGGATCGACGCCATGTCGTTGAACGGGTTTATATCGTTTTGCATGGATGCTGCTGCGCTCGTCAGGCTCTCTCAAGGGTAATCGGGCCGGCTGGCGGTCGTGCTGCATGTTGCGGCTGATTGCCGCTTACGCCATAGCCAAACCTACACCATACACTCTCAAAACACGCCCGGAATCACCCGGAACCGCACCTTGGCCCTGTAAGCCCGATACAGCTCGTCATCGGACAGGAGCCGCTCCTCCCGCGCAATGCGCCCAACCTGCAACGCAAACTGGCATCCGTAGACAATCACGTTCTGAATCCCGAAGTTCGCCAGCAAAAAGCCGATGTCCGCCAGGAAATACCCCAAGTACATAGGGTGGCGCACGAACCGGTAAGCCCCGCGAGAAACGACCCCGCGATTGGCGGGCAAAATACCAAAGGACCTGCGCAGCGACACCTTCGCGAACAGTTGCCAGACAATCCCCAGCAGTTGCAACGATGCGCCGGCCAGCTCCGGAATGAGCTGGACCCCGGGCGAAAGCCGCACGGCGAGAAAATAGAAGGTCCCACCCACCGAGCAGATGAAAGCAAAAGCCGTCCAGTCACGTTTGATGGGCACCCGCGCAAAGAGCGACAGGCCCAAGGTCACGAACGCGCTTACCACGAGCAGCAACAAGGTGACGCGTGTTGGCGCGGCGAGCCATTGCTTGACGGCCGCATAAGTAAAGATGCTCAACATGAGCGCCGCGGCGACGCGTGCGAGGATTTCGATCGACGCCTCGCGCATGCCGCCAGCCGGCAACAGGCCATCGCCACCATCGACGCCAGGCGCCGCGCCCGCCAGTTCGCCGATCGCGGCATCCGGGAGGCAGTCTTCACTATCGAATTCCCGCGAGGGTGTGGTCTTTGTCATGGCATACTCATTTCGATATGCGAATTATTTTTCAAGCCCGCTGCATGAAGACTTCTGGTCCGTCAGTGTCGCAGCGTAGCAGCCACACCAGCCGGATGTCCATATCATGCCACGCGCGCCCGGATTCAATTCTGGCGCGAGTCTCGGCGGTCGGATTGGATCAGTGCCCCGGCTTCAGTTGCGGCGGCACGTTCGGCTGCGTAGCAAACAGGCGGCCGAGCATCCCTTTGCGGGGCTCGGCGACGGCCGGCCACAACATATCGGCGAGCAGGCAGATGCCTCGCGCCAGCGCGCTGTCGTGTGCGGAAGTGATGAGCGGCACGCCGCGGTTGAGCGCCTCGTTGACCCGCGTTTCGTCACGCGGCAGCTGGTGCGCGACCTTCGCACCGAGGGTCTGTTCGAGCGTCGGCAGGTTGATGCACGCGTTCTTGTCGTATTGATTCACCACGACCCGCACCTTGCTGGGCGGATAACCCAGTTCCTTGAAAATATCGAGCATCCGGCGGCCGCCGTGAAGGTAAAGCAGGTTTTGCCGCACCACCATGCAGATTGCATCGCTGTGATCGAGTGCGTGGATCGTCAGCGGATTGAGGCTCTGGCCGATGTCGATCAGCACCGCGTCGTACCGCTCGCGCACCAGCGTGAGAATTTGCTTCAGTTGCTCGGGCCGCAGTTCGGCTGCCTTGAGCGGGTCGCCGGCCCCCGCCAGCACGTCGAGGTTCGCGTGGACGTGCATCACGCAGGCGTCCAGCAACGCGGCGTCGAGGTCGTCGATCCGCGAGCACAGATCGGCGAGCGTCGCCGGCGGCGGCTTGTGGACCATGAGCAGGCTGGCGTCGGCGAATTGCTGGCTGAGATCGATCAGCAGCACGCGCCTGTCGCGCAGCACGGCCAGCGACCAGGCGAGATTCACGGCGATCAGCGTCGTGCCGCTGCCGCCCTTGCACGATGCCAGCGAGACGACCCGCCCGGCATGTCGCCCGCCCGCGCCTTTTTTTGCGGCGATATGCGCGAGCGCGGTGGCGATCTCGCACGCATCCAGCGGCCATGAAAGCACATGCCGCACGCCGACGCGCATCGCCGCGGTCAGTAAGGCGGCGGATGGCGCCGGCGTGACCAGCATGCAATGCAAGGCAGGCGAGCAGGCCAGCGCCTCCTCGACGCCGCCCAGTTCGCGCGCACTCAGATCGACGTCGTCGACGATCAGCAGATCGGCGCTCCTGATTGCGCGGGCGTGCAGGTGCAGTTGCCGCGCCGTGCCGTAAGCAGTGCGCAGGCGAAACACCACGCCGCTTTCTTCGAGGCGCGCGACGATATGCGGCGCGCGCTTGGCACTGGACGAAATCAGGAAGATGTCAATCATGTCGGGTCTCCGCCGGACTGAAGCCTTCCCGTAGGTAAGGCCGCGTCAATCACAGTCGACATTCAGACGTAGTGGTCGGGATCGGACGGGTAAATGTCCGCAGCCCGATCGTGGCCTCGTTCGCGCAAAACCGGGATCTCATAGATCGCCTCGCGCAGCACGTCGCGCTGAATCTCGGCCTGAGCCTTACGTTTCATCGCCTCGGCAATCACCAGGTTGAGCAGATCGGCCGACGGCGCAGCGAATAATGGTCGCTGCGGCGCAAAGAGACGCCGATATGAGGGACCGGCGCCGAGCGCCATGGTGTGGTGGTCCAGCCGCAATGCGGCCGGCTTGCTGATCGCTTTCATGACAACCCCCGAATGATGTGCCATTTCAAGGCCGTATCCATTTCAACGCCGTATCCAGGTCAGCCGTGCCCGCGCTAATGCGCGGGCACGGCGCCCGGTCCACCTCGTAGCACGCGCCCCTCTGTGGAGACTCAGGCCATTTCTCCCCGCTTCTTCGCGCCGGCCAGTCCTTACCGTACGCTGCCCCGTCCCTGTTCTGTGCGTCGCACGCTCGCGAATTGCTCGAGCGCGGTGCCTGTCGTCATTGCTATCCATTTCGGCCATTCACTTCGACCGTGAACTTCGAGTCCGTCCAATTTGACGGAAAAAGTGGCGAGGTCAGTGCTTCACGTCGTCCGGTGACGAATGACCGATACTTCGTATCGGTCATTCACCCCGTTTTTTTGACATCCATTTTTCAGTGGCCCCGCCGCACCCTCGTAAGACACCTTGGCTTCCCCGGCCGCGCTTACGAAGACCGTGTTTGCCGCCGGGTTCCGGCTGCTGCTTCCCCGTGCCTCAGGAACCAGGCGGCAACGCATTCGTTTGTGAGGTTCCTTATGCAATGGCTGTGCCAGGCACCTTCAATCGCTTACTGCACGGTGATTTTTGCTGCGACGCACCTCGCCGCACGCTGCCTCACGTCACGCTTGATTCGGATTCGATACGCAGTGGGTTTAGCCTTTATGCATTGCGGAGGAATCTACCCGTTTGCACGATGGGTCGCGCGCGTGATCGGACCCCGTCCGGCCGCGCTTTGCAACGTGGCCCGGTCAAATGTGCCGATGCTTCGGGTCACGAAGCAGCGCTCGCAGCCGTTGCCCAATGTGTCGCAAGCTTGAGACACAGTGATTCGACGGTGCGGTATGCGTGGCACGATTGCCGCCATACAGTTTGCAACGCTGTGTGGTATTGCTCGCATATTTGGGATTGACCCGCTATTTTTGAACGGCAAGCTGACGCGCCGCAGCGAGAAAAACGTTTCTGAATCCAGATTTGTTTGTATGGCGCTCGAAAGCGCTTTCGCTTATCGTTAAGCCATGCGCCGCGTAGAGCGCCTGTGTCAGGCCACCGAGGAAAAAGAACGGCTGTTGTGATCCGGGGGTGAAATAGCCAGGCAGTCTCAGCGTTGAACGTTATTCTGCCAGCCATCCGATGTGTAACGCATCGCGGCGCACATCGCCGCTCCATGCCCCCGCCATTGCCGCCACCGTGAATTTGTCATTGCCGGTCTGTCCAATTCGTCGAAAAGCAGTTCCGAGAGCAGCAACGATCCGGGGGTTACATGAATACGACTTGCACGCCTGTCGACGCCGAACGCACGGTTCTGTACGTATCGAACTCGCCCGATCAGGATCTCGCCAGCTTCCTGGCCGCATCGGGCTGGCAAGCGGTGCACGCCAAAAGCACGGCGATCGCCGAGCGCATGATCGAGCGCGGCAATATCAAGGTCGGCCTCGTCGAATTGCCTGGTGACTGCACGTCCCAGCATTTGTCCGCGCTGGCCTCCTGCATGCGGCGTGTCGAAACCAATTGGGTCGCGCAGATCGCGCCGGGCCAGTCGGGAAACGAACTGGTCAGCCGCTTCATCCTCGATTATTGCTTCGATTTCGTTACCCGGCCCTGGCTGAACGAGCGGCTGGTATTCGCGCTCGGCCACGCGCACGGGCTGTCGAGCCTGCGGCACGCGCCAGCCGCACCGGAGCCCTCGCTCGGCCGGCACGGCATGGTTGGGCAATGCGAGGCAATGCAGCAGTTGTACCGGCGCATCGACAAATGCGGCGTGACCGAAGCGCCGGTGTTCGTCGCCGGCGAATCGGGCACCGGCAAGGAGCTGACCGCCCGTGCGATTCACGAGCGCTCGCCGCGCGCCGGCCGGGCGTTCGTCGCGATCAATTGCGCGGCGATTCCGCCGAGCCTGCTGCAAGCCGAATTGTTCGGCCACGAGCGCGGCGCCTTTACGGGCGCGTTGCAACGTAAGATCGGCCGGATCGAAAGCGCTCACGAGGGCACCCTGTTTCTGGATGAGATCGGCGACATGCCGCACGAGTGCCAGGCGGTGCTGCTGCGCTTCCTGCAGGAAGGCACCATTGAACGGTTGGGCGGCAATGGGCCGATCAACGTCGACGTACGGGTGATTTCAGCGACCCACGTCGATCTGGACAAAGCCGTCGAAGATGGCCGCTTCCGCTCCGACCTGTATCACCGCCTGTGTGTGCTGCGGCTCATCGAGCCGCCATTGCGCGAGCGCGGCGGCGACATCAAGCTGCTCGCCAACTATGCGCTCAGCATGTACCGACAAGACGGCGCGCGCAAACTGCGCGGACTGTCGAGCGACGCGATCGTCGCCATGTCGAATTATTCGTGGCCCGGTAATGTGCGCGAGCTGATCAACTGCGTGCGCCGTGCCGTGGTGATGAGCGAGGGGCGCTTTATCACGGCGAGCGACCTCGGCTTGCCGGAAGCCGATAACGGACCGGCCGTGACGCTGGCGGAGATCCGCAGCAAGGCCGAAAAGGACGCCATCGAGCATGCGTTGCAGCGGCACGGCTATAAATTGTCCGAGGCCGCGGCCGAACTCGGCGTTTCACGCGCTACGCTATATCGCCTGATGCATGCGAACCGGCTGCATCAGGAACCGGCGACCGGGCATGCGTCGAATGCCAATGGCGGCACGGATGCTGACGAGGAATCGGAGCGGCAGGCGCCGTCGCTGGCTTGATCTCACAGGCCGCCTGAGCGGGCAGACTGCCGCCAGGATTGCCGCGCCGGTTGCTGCGGTCCAGCGCGCCGGATGTCGCAAGCGCCTATCGGATCACCCGTAGCGTTGCTATGCTGAAAGCCGCTCATCCATCCAGGAGGGGACTTGGCCGATCAGCACACGCCGGCGCCTGTGCGCCGCCCCTCCTCCGTCCTCCCCGCCCAGGCGAGCCCGTGCGACGCGCTCGCCATCCGCGCTCAGCCGCTTAGCTTCGATCACCCGTGCCGGCGCAAAAAGCTCGCGCTTGCCGCGACCATCCTCGGCTCGAGCATGGCTTTCATCGACGGCTCCGTGGTCAACGTCGCGCTGCCGTCGATCCAGACCGAACTGGGCGCGAGCGTCGCGGCGATCCAGTGGGTGGTCAATGCGTATCTGCTGTTTCTCGGTGCGCTGGTGCTGGTGGGCGGCTCGCTCGGCGACAAGCTCGGCCGGCGCACCGTGTTTATTGCGGGAATCGCCTTGTTCACGCTGGCTTCGATCGGCTGCGGCGTAGCGCCCAGCGCCGGCGCCCTGATTGCCGCGCGCGCCGTGCAAGGCATCGGCGCGGCGCTGCTGGTGCCGAGCAGTCTCGCCATCATCGGCGCGGTGTTCAACGACAAGGAGCGTGGCCAGGCGATCGGCACCTGGGCCGGCGTCGGCGCGATCACGTCGGCGCTCGGGCCGGTGGCAGGCGGCTGGCTCGTCGATGCGTTTTCGTGGCGGTTGATTTTCTTTCTGAACGTACCGATTGCGTGCGCAACCATCGCATTGGCGGTCATCGCCGTGCCGGATAGCCGGCAGGAAGACGATCTCTCCGGCCCGCACCCTGCGCTCAAGGCGCATACGCTGCCCAGCCTCGACTGGCCCGGCGCCGTCACCGCGGCCACAGGGCTCGCCGCGTTGACTTACGGCCTGACCCTCGCCGCGGCACGCGGCTTCGGCGACCGCGGGGTGCTGGCATTGATCCTCGGCGGCCTGCTCGTGCTGACCGGCTTCGTCGCGCTCGAAGCAAAGACCCGCAATCCGATGATGCCGCTCGACGTGTTCCGTTCGCGCGACTTCGTCGGCGCGAACCTCGTTACGCTGCTGCTCTACTTTGGGCTGGGCGGTGCACTCTTCTTCCTGCCGTTCACGCTGATCCGCGCGTACGGCTACAGCGCGACCGAGGCAGGCGCCGCGCTGCTTCCGGTGCCGGTCACGATCGGCCTGTTGTCGCGTTTTACCGGCGGCCTGACAAGCCGTTACGGCGCGCGGGCCCTGCTGGGCATCGGGCCGGTGGTCGCGGCGATCGGTTTTGCGATGCTCGCGCTACCCTGGGTACGCGGTGAATATTGGCGCGGCTTCTTTCCTGCGCTTGCCGTGCTCGGGCTAGGAATGACGATTACCGTCGCACCGTTGACGACGACCGTGATGACATCCGTATCCGCCGCGCGCACGGGCGTCGCCTCGGGCATCAATAACGCCGTCGCCAGGGTGGCGAGTCTGCTGGCGATTGCGGTGCTCGGGATCGTGTTCGTGTGGTCGCACGACGCGGCGCTCGACGCGCGGCTCGATACGTTGGATATCCCTCAAGCGGCACGTCAGGCGGCGCACCTGGCCCAAGCCGGCATGGATGCAGCCGCCCCGCCATCCGGCGCCGCGCCAGGCGCTTCGCGTGCCGAAGTGACCCGGGCCCAAGCGGAGGCATTGGGTGCGGCGCTGCGGGCGGTGACGCTGGTGTCGGCCCTTTGTGCGCTGGCCGGCGCGGCGCTGGCGGCTTTGACGATCCGCTCGCACCGCGAGCCGTAAAGCGGGTCGCCCTGTCTCACCCACAGTTCGGAAAACAGTGAAACGTCGCGAACAACCGGCCGCCATACTGTTATTCAGGCACCTCAGACCACCACGGCCCAATCGGGAGCTTCCCCATGACGATTACCTGCTTTATCCGTTATCAGATCGACCCATTCCAACGCGATGCCTTCAACGATTACGCTCGCAACTGGGGCCGCATCATTCCCCGCTGCGGCGGTCATCTGATCGGCTACTTTCTGCCCCACGAAGGGACCAACGACGTCGCGTGGGGCTTGATTGCGTTCGACAGCCTCGCCGCCTATGAAGCCTATCGGGCACGGCTGCGCGGCGACGCCGAAGCGCGGGAAAATTTCCAGCTCGCGCAGACGAAACGCTTCATTCTGCGCGAGGAGCGCACCTTCACCGAGGTGGTCGAAGGCACGCTTGGGGTGGCGGCGACGGGCGCGGTGGACGCGACGGAATAGGCGTCGACAGGGGCACCGTCTAACAGGCAGGCTTTTTGCTTTTGGACATTACAATTCGAACCGGCTGGCCGAACCCGCGCGCGGCCACCGAAAGCGGCTACGGATGGAACTTGTACGGTCCAACCGGTGTCGGTTCAGGGTCACGCCGCCGAACCGATCCACGTATCCCGGCACCACCGTCAGTATCTGGTACCCCGCTTTACACCCTATGCGCAAAATACTTCACGCCTGGTTTCTCGTTTTTCTCATCCTGAGCGCCTCGCCGGTCTTTGCCGCCGTGGCGCAACCCGCCGCCGCGGCATCCGGCGCCGCGCTCACCCTGACCCCCGAACAGGCCCGCCAGGCTCTTGGCGTCCTCAATGACCCCGTCCGCCGCGCGCAAGTCAGCGACACGCTCCGGGCAATCGCCGCAGCGGGCGCACTCAGCGCCCAGCCTGCCTCGGCGGTTGCGGTGGTTGCGGCGGCTTCTGCTCCCGCCGCGGCCAGCAGCGCCGCCGCGCTCGTTCCAGCCACGTTCCAGTCCAATGGGCTCGCCTCACAGCTGGCGCGTCAGGGCGCGCATTGGGCCGCGCATCTCGGCAAGTCTTTGCGCGGTTCGGTCGCCGCGCTGCTCGACGTAACGTCGGTGCGTGCCTGGTGGCATTGGCAATCGACCAGCCCGCAAGCGCTTAGCGTGCTGGGTCATGTCGTATGGTCGCTGCTGGCGGCGTTGCTGCCCGCGCTCGGGCTCGAATGGCTCGCGCGCCGCTTATTGCGCCGCGCGTATGCGGCGCTTGCCGCGCGTCGCGAACGTGGCGATGACGACGTTGCGCCGCAAGCCGACCTGCCCGGCGCGTCCACAACAACGCCCACGCCTGCCGCCAGCCAGGCCACCGAAGCCAAAGGCAAGCAGAAGGCCGTGCATCATTTGACGCTCCTGCAGCGTCTGCCGCGCGCGCTGCTGACGGTGGTGCTGCGCCTGTTGCCGCTGGCGGTGTTCGTCGCCGCGGCGAGCGCGCTGATGTCGATCTTCACCGACGACGGCACGCCGCAAGACCGGGCGCTCGCTTCGCTGATCGACATCTACGTGCTGTGCCGCCTGATCGTGATAGGCAGCGGCTTCTTCCTGCAGCCTTCCGCGCCGCGCCTGCGTCTGTTGCGCATGAGCGATGCGTGGGCCGTTTTCGTGCAGCGCTGGATCGTGCGGATCGTCGCCGTGGTCGGCGCAGGGTCGGCGATCGCGGAGATCGCGCAGTCGCTCGGCCTGAACGACGCGGCGCATCTCGCGCTGCTGAAGGTGGTCGCGCTCGCCGGCCACATCATGATCTCGATCCTGATCCTGCATTGCGCGAAGCCGGTCGGCGAATTGATCCGCAAGCGCTTTGCCGCGAGCAAATCGCTGGCAATGTTCGGCAATGCGCTCGCCGATGCCTGGGCATGGTTCGCGGTGTTCGTGGTGATGGCACTATGGTTCATCTGGGCGCTCGACGTGCAGAACGGCTATCGCACCCTGCTGCATCTCGGCGGCATTACGCTGGCGATCCTGGTGGGCGCGCGGGTCATCGCGATCGTGATTTTCGGCGCCATGGCACGGCTGTTCAATGTACAGGGCGACGCGGAAAAGTCGCTCGTGCAACAGCATGCCTACCGCTATTACCCACTGCTGCTGCGGGTCGTCTCGTGGATCATCTGCATCGTCACCGCGCTCGTGCTGCTGCAGGTATGGGGCGTCGACGTGGGCGAGCTGTTCCAGGCCGGGTCGATCGGCCATCGGCTGGCTTCGGCGCTGGTCACGATCGGCGTCGCTGCCGCGATCGCGCTGGTGGTATGGGAAGCCGCCAACGTGGCGATCGAACAGCGGCTGGACCGCTGGACCACGAGCGGCGACCTGGTGCGCGCCGCGCGTCTGCGTACCCTCCTGCCGATGTTGCGCAGCGTGCTCTTCTGCGTGATCGCGCTGGTGGTGGTGCTCACCGGCCTGAGCGAACTCGGCGTGAACATCGGGCCGCTGCTGGCGGGCGCGAGTATCTTCGGCGTGGCGCTCGGCTTCGGCTCGCAAAAGCTGGTGCAGGATTTCATCACCGGCATGTTCCTGTTGATGGAAAACGCCATGCAGGTCGGCGACTGGGTCACGCTCGCGGGCGTGTCCGGTACGGTGGAATATCTGTCGATCCGCACCGTGCGCCTGCGCGGCGGCGACGGGTCGCTCTATACGGTGCCGTTCAGTTCGGTCTCGACGGTGAACAACACGAATCGCGGACTCGGCAATGCCGCAGTAAAGGTGAATATCGTGTTCGGCGAGGATGTCGATCTGGCGATCGACACGCTGAAGGAAATCGGCGCCGCGCTGTGCGAGGATGAGAAGTTCAAGGACGGCATCCTGTCCGACTTCAGCTTCTGGGGCGTGGATGGAGTGGATGGCTCGGCGGTGACGCTGGCCGGCCAGATCCAATGCCGCGATAGCGCGCGCTGGGGGGTGCAGCGCGAATTCAACCGGCGCATTCTCGACCAGTTCAGCGCGCGCGGCATCGAAATCGCAAACCCGCAACGGCATTTGCTGACCTGGGATCCAGAGAGCGTAGCGGCCAAAATCGAATCGAACGGCGCAGCGAATGACGCCCCCACGGCCCCAGCGAAGGACGAACCGCCTTCAACGCCGCCTGCCGACGCTTCGCTGAAGGCGGCTGCCGGGAAGGCCGACGCGCCGGTTGAAGATCAACTGCCCGTCGACCCTAAGCCGGCCGGCGGCCCGGGAACGCCAGCAAATCCTGGTTCGACTTCTCCGCATGAGTGAAGTACAGGCCGTGCTGATTGCCCTACTCCACCTGCCACCAGCGCGGCAACAACCGGCGCACTTCCGGCCGCCGGTAGCGGTCGTCGATCAGATGCACCACACCTTGATCCTGCTCCGTGCGAATGACCCGGCCCGCGGCCTGCACGACCTTCTGCAAGCCGGGATACAGATACGTGTAGTCGTAGCCGCTGCCGAACTTCGCGTCCATCGTGCGGCGCATCTGCTCGTTGACGTCGTTCATCTGCGGCAGGCCGAGCGTGGCGATGAAGGCGCCGATCAGCTGCTGGCCGACCAGATCGACGCCCTCAGAGAACGCGCCGCCTAACACCGCGAAGCCCACGCCCTGATCCATGGTGCGAAAGCGCGCGAGGAACGCGTCGCGCGCCGCCTCGTCCATGCCCGGTTCCTGCGCCCACACCGGCAGCGCCGGATGACGCTCGCGCATCAACGCCACCACCCGCTGCAGATACTCGAAACTGCTCAGGAATCCGAGATAGTTGCCCGGCTGCGCCGCGTACTGCTTCGCGATCAGCTCGACGATCGGCACGAGCGAACGTTCGCGGTCACGCCAGCGCGTCGATACATGGCCCGCCACATGCACCTGCAACTGCTCGGCGCGGAACGGCCCTTCGACGTCGAGCCAGTTCGTCTGCTCAGGCAGACCGAGCGTGTCGCGATAGAAATGATGCGGATTGAGCGTGCCGGAAAACATCACCGTGGTGCGCGCGGCAGCGTAGCGCCCCGCGAGGAACGGTGCCGGGATCACGTTGCGCACGCATAGCGTGGCGCTCGTTTTATCGCGCGGCGCGTAGCGATCCGTGGTGAGCGTAATGTCGAAAATCGAATGCTCGCCGAACTGTTCCGCCAGCGCGACGAAATGCATCGCGTCGAAGAAAAACCGCAGCGATGCTTCGTCGATTGAAAGCGGTGCGTCGGCCAGTTGATCCGTCACCGCGCCGATCAGATTCTGGGCGGCAGAAAGCAGTTTTCCGGGTACGTCGGCATAGACCTGATACGTGTCGGTCTGCGCGCGCTTGACGGCGTTCCACTCGCGCTGCAGCCGTTCAAGCGGCTTCTTCAACGTCGCAGGTGCGGTTTTGCGGGCGAGCCGGAACGCCGCCTGGTCGAGCGACGCGCTGTACATGCGCCGGGCCCGCTCGAGCAGGTTGTGCGCCTCGTCGACCAGCACGCCGACACGCCACTGATTGATCTGCGTGAGCGCGTACAGCATCGCGCTGCTGTCGAAGTAGTAGTTGTAATCGCCGACCACCACGTCGGACCAGCGCGCCAGCTCCTGTGCGAGATAGTACGGGCAGACATCGTGCTCGAGCGCCGCTTCGCGCACCGACGCCCGGTCGAGCCGCGGCCCGGCCAACGCCGTGCTGCGAGCTGCATCGAGCCGGTCGTAGAAGCCGCGCGCAAGCGGACAGGACTCGCCGTTGCAGGCCTTGTCGGGATGCTCGCAGGCCTTGTCGCGCGCGACCAGTTCCAGCGTTCTGAGCGGCAACCGGGCAAGCGGCGGCGCGGCGCTTCGATGGAGCGTTTCGATCGCATCGAGGGCAAGCGCGCGGCCCGGCGTCTTCGCAGTGAGGAAGAACACACGGTCGATCTGGTCCGCCGCACACGCCTTGAGCAGCGGAAAAATCGTCGCCAGCGTCTTGCCGATGCCGGTCGGCGCCTGCGCCATCAACGGCTTGCCGTCGCGCGCCGCGCGATACACCGACACCGCCAGTTCGCGCTGCCCGCTGCGGAACTCGCCATGCGGAAACTGCAAGGCGCCGAGCGCGGCATTGCGCGCGGCGCGATGGGCCGCTTCCTGCACGGCCCAATCGAGAAAGCGCTCGCATTGCTCGACGAAGAAAATCTCCAGCTCACGCGCGGTGTGCGTTTCAGTCAGCGACGTTTCCTTCTGACTGCCGATATCGAAGTAGACCAGCGCGACCGTCAATTCGGCGAGCCCGCGGGCGCGGCACAGCAGATGGCCGTACACCAGCGCCTGCGCCCAATGCAGCGTGCGATGATTGGCCGGCATCCGTTCGAGCGCGCCACGATGGGTCTTGACCTCTTCCAGC from Paraburkholderia phytofirmans OLGA172 encodes the following:
- a CDS encoding mechanosensitive ion channel family protein, whose translation is MRKILHAWFLVFLILSASPVFAAVAQPAAAASGAALTLTPEQARQALGVLNDPVRRAQVSDTLRAIAAAGALSAQPASAVAVVAAASAPAAASSAAALVPATFQSNGLASQLARQGAHWAAHLGKSLRGSVAALLDVTSVRAWWHWQSTSPQALSVLGHVVWSLLAALLPALGLEWLARRLLRRAYAALAARRERGDDDVAPQADLPGASTTTPTPAASQATEAKGKQKAVHHLTLLQRLPRALLTVVLRLLPLAVFVAAASALMSIFTDDGTPQDRALASLIDIYVLCRLIVIGSGFFLQPSAPRLRLLRMSDAWAVFVQRWIVRIVAVVGAGSAIAEIAQSLGLNDAAHLALLKVVALAGHIMISILILHCAKPVGELIRKRFAASKSLAMFGNALADAWAWFAVFVVMALWFIWALDVQNGYRTLLHLGGITLAILVGARVIAIVIFGAMARLFNVQGDAEKSLVQQHAYRYYPLLLRVVSWIICIVTALVLLQVWGVDVGELFQAGSIGHRLASALVTIGVAAAIALVVWEAANVAIEQRLDRWTTSGDLVRAARLRTLLPMLRSVLFCVIALVVVLTGLSELGVNIGPLLAGASIFGVALGFGSQKLVQDFITGMFLLMENAMQVGDWVTLAGVSGTVEYLSIRTVRLRGGDGSLYTVPFSSVSTVNNTNRGLGNAAVKVNIVFGEDVDLAIDTLKEIGAALCEDEKFKDGILSDFSFWGVDGVDGSAVTLAGQIQCRDSARWGVQREFNRRILDQFSARGIEIANPQRHLLTWDPESVAAKIESNGAANDAPTAPAKDEPPSTPPADASLKAAAGKADAPVEDQLPVDPKPAGGPGTPANPGSTSPHE
- a CDS encoding ATP-dependent DNA helicase, giving the protein MTYVVAVRAMCEFTARRGDLDLRFTPAPTSLEGMAGHVTVAGRRASGYETEITLTGMHRGLTVRGRADGYDPASNRLEEVKTHRGALERMPANHRTLHWAQALVYGHLLCRARGLAELTVALVYFDIGSQKETSLTETHTARELEIFFVEQCERFLDWAVQEAAHRAARNAALGALQFPHGEFRSGQRELAVSVYRAARDGKPLMAQAPTGIGKTLATIFPLLKACAADQIDRVFFLTAKTPGRALALDAIETLHRSAAPPLARLPLRTLELVARDKACEHPDKACNGESCPLARGFYDRLDAARSTALAGPRLDRASVREAALEHDVCPYYLAQELARWSDVVVGDYNYYFDSSAMLYALTQINQWRVGVLVDEAHNLLERARRMYSASLDQAAFRLARKTAPATLKKPLERLQREWNAVKRAQTDTYQVYADVPGKLLSAAQNLIGAVTDQLADAPLSIDEASLRFFFDAMHFVALAEQFGEHSIFDITLTTDRYAPRDKTSATLCVRNVIPAPFLAGRYAAARTTVMFSGTLNPHHFYRDTLGLPEQTNWLDVEGPFRAEQLQVHVAGHVSTRWRDRERSLVPIVELIAKQYAAQPGNYLGFLSSFEYLQRVVALMRERHPALPVWAQEPGMDEAARDAFLARFRTMDQGVGFAVLGGAFSEGVDLVGQQLIGAFIATLGLPQMNDVNEQMRRTMDAKFGSGYDYTYLYPGLQKVVQAAGRVIRTEQDQGVVHLIDDRYRRPEVRRLLPRWWQVE